The Cryptococcus neoformans var. grubii H99 chromosome 10, complete sequence genome segment CCGAGATGCGTGTCAACGACCCCGTTTCCATCGCCCAGCTTCAAGACGCCGTTCGACAGAAGAACCAAGCGGCGTACGACACTTACTCCAAGAACTCTCGAGAGTCTATCAAGCGAGGTACCCTCCGTGGTCTTCTTGAGTTCAACTTTGAGAACGCTACCCCAGTTCCGATTGAGCAGGTTGAACCTTGGAATGAGATCGTCCGACGATGTGTCACTGGTGCCATGTCCTACGGTTCCATTTCCATGGAGGCGCACACTGCTTTGGCTCTCGCTATGAACCGTCTCGGTGGAAAATCCAACACTGGCGAAGGCGGTGAAGACGCTGAGAGAAGCATTCCCATCCCCGGTCCCGGAGCCGAACTCGACGGCCAGCCCTTCACTCATGCGATGGAGCTCAAGCCTGTATGGGATTCTCGACGATCTGCTATAAAGCAAGTCGCTTCTGGTCGATTTGGCGTTACTTCCAACTACCTCGCCGACTCTGATGAACTTCAAATCAAGATGGCCCAAGGTGCCAAGCCTGGTGAGGGTGGTGAGCTTCCCGGTCACAAGGTATCGGCTTCTATCGGTCGAACTCGACACTCTACTCCTGGCGTAACCCTTgtctctcctccccctcaCCACGATATTTATTCTATCGAAGACCTTAAGCAGCTCATTTATGACCTCAAGGCTGCCAATCCTCGTGCTCGAGTCTCCGTCAAGCTTGTGTCGGAAGTTGGTGTTGGCATTGTTGCTAGCGGTGTAGCTAAGGCCAAGGCTGACCACATCACCATTTCTGGTCACGACGGTGGTACCGGTGCTGCCAAATGGACATCCATCAAGTACGCCGGTCTTCCTTGGGAGCTGGGTCTCGCTGAGACTCATCAAACTTTGGTGTTGAATAACTTGCGAGGCCGAGTGACTGTTCAGACCGACGGTCAGATCAGGACTGGTAGGGATATCGCTATTGCGACCTTGCTGGGTGCTGAGGAGTGGGGTTTCGCCACTACACCATTGATCGCTATGGGCTGTATTATGATGAAAGCTTGTCATAAGTGAGTGTTCTAGTCTTAAAACGGTAGCAAAGCTAACGACCAGTAGAAACACTTGCCCTGTTGGTATCGCCACTCAAGACCCAGCTCTCCGAGCCAAATTCGCTGGTCAGCCTGAGCAGGTCATCAATTTCTTCTACTATGTTATTGAGGAACTCCGACAGATTATGGCCAAGCTCGGTTTACGAACCATTAACGAAATGGTCGGTCGTGCCGACATGCTCACTGTCGATGATTCCCTTCGAACTCCCAAGACCGCTCACCTCGACTTGTCTCACATCCTTAAGCCTGCCCAGCTCCTCCGTAACGATGTCGCTACTTACCGAGTCAGGGCCCAGGACCACAAGCTCTATGTACGACTTGACAACAAGTTCATTGACGAAGCTGAGCCTGCCCTCCAAAAAGGGTTACCTGTCACCATTGACTGCGACGTCGTCAACACTGATCGAGCTCTGGGGACAACCCTTTCTTACCACGTTTCTAAGCGATATGGTGAGGAGGGTCTTCCTCGTGACACTATCCACATCAACATGAAGGGTTCTGCTGGTCAGTCTCTCGGTGCTTTCCTTGCTCCGGGGATCACCATTGAAATTGAAGGTGATGCCAACGATTATGTTGGCAAGGGTCTTTCTGGAGGTAGACTTGTCGTTTATCCTCCCAAGTCTTCTCCATTCAAGGCTGAGGagaacatcatcatcggtaACGTTTGCTTCTTCGGTGCTACTTCCGGTCAAGCCTTTGTCCGCGGTATTGCTGCTGAGCGATTTGCCGTTCGTAACTCTGGGGCTActcttgttgttgagggAACTGGTGATCATGGGTGCGAGTACATGACTGGTGGTCGTGTGGTGGTTCTCGGCCTTACCGGTCGAAACTTTGCTGCCGGTATGTCTGGCGGTATTGCGTACGTTCTCGACATGGCCCACAGTTTCGCTCCCAAGGTCAACATGAGTACCATCGAACTTGGCCCTGTCAGCGATCCTCAGGAAGTTGCCGAGCTCCGAAGCCTTATCGAGGATCACCGACATTACACTGGCTCTGAAATTGCTGATCGAGTGCTTCGCAAtttccaccatcttctccccatGTTCGTCCGTGTCATGCCTCTTGACTACAAGCGAGTGCTCGAGCAGGAGGCTCAACGAGCTGccgaagagaaaaagcgacAGTCTGTTATTGATCTCATCCCTTCCCAGACTGCTTCCCAAGTCGATCTCATTGCCACTGGCTACGACCCTGTGCTGCCCCGAGACGCCAACGCGCTCACCGTGTCCACCTCTGCCCTCATCTCTCCTGAAGGCTCTCCTAAGCATAAGCCTCAAGAGCCTCAGATTGTCGATGTTGAAGACGCAATGGTTGACGAGACTGCTACCAAGGAGCGCCTTGCCAAGGTTGACAAGGTCCGAGGCTTCATGAAGTACAAGCGACTCAATGAGGCTTATCGACCTCCTCGAAAGAGGGTTAAGGACTGGAAAGAGATTTCTGCTCGACTGAAGCCCAGCGAGCTCAAGTATCAGTCCGCTCGATGCATGGACTGTGGTATCCCCTTCTGCCAATCTGACACAGGTTGCCCTATCGCCAACGTCATCCCCAAGTGGAACACGATGATCTTTGAGGGTCGATGGCTCGACGCTCTCAACCGATTGCTCAAGACCAACAATTTCCCCGAGTTTACTGGCAGAGTCTGCCCTGCCCCCTGCGAAAGTGCTTGTGTGCTGGGTATCAACGAAGCTCCTGTCGGTATCAAGTCTATTGAGTGCGCCATCATCGACAAAGGTTTTGAGATGGGATGGATGACTCCTAACCCTCCTGAACACCGAACTGGCAAGCGCGTGGCTATTATTGGCTCCGGCCCTGCTGGTTTGACCGCTGCCGACCAGCTTAACAAGGCCGGGCACATTGTTACCGTTTATGAGAGGCAAGATAGGGTTGGTGGTTTGCTCATGTATGGTATCCCCAACATGAAGCTTGACAAGGATGTTGTTCAGCGTCGTGTTGACTTGATGGCTGCCGAGGGTGTCACGTTCATTACCAATGCACACGTCGGCGTTGACTCTCAATACGATCCTCTCAACATCAAGGCTGAGAATGACGCGGTTATTGTTGCTACTGGTGCCACATGGCCCAGGGACCTCAAGCTCCCCCACCGAGAGGTTGATGGTATCCATTTTGCTATGGACTTCCTTACTCCTAACACCAAGGTCAAGGCTTTTGGTGATGATGCTCCTGGCTTTATCTCTGCTCAAGGCAAGGATGTCATCGTTATTGGTGGTGGCGATACTGGTAAGTCCAAAAAAACTGTCGATTGTAATTGACTGCAACTAATCCAAACCAACAGGTAATGACTGTATCGGTACTTCTATGCGACACGGTGCCAAATCCATTGTCAACTTTGAGCTCCTTCCTGAACCACCAAAGAGCCGTGCACCTGACAACCCCTGGCCCATGTTCAACCGCTCCTTCCGTACCGACTACGGACACGCCGAAGTCCAAGCTCACTTTGGCCACGACCCCAGGAAGTACTGCATGGCCACCAAGAAGTTTGTCCTCGATGATGAGGGTAAATTGAAGGGTCTGGATACTGTGCAAGTCGAGTGGACTAAGCAGAATGGTcagtggaagatggaggaggccGTTGGATCAGAGAAAGTGAGTCCTTGTTGATGTTTCTCATATCGGACCTATCTGACATATCGTGCAGTTCTACCCCGCCCAGCTTGTGTTGCTTGCGCTTGGTTTCCTCGGTCCTCAGCAGGAGTGCCTCAAGGCTCTTGGCGTCGAGACTGACCCCCGAACTAACATTAAGACTGCTCCCAACGTGCgccatctttctcttcatgCCATACTACGTGAGCTAATTTATCTATAGAGCTACTCTACTAACGTTCCTGGCGTCTTTGCCGCCGGTGATTGTCACCGAGGCCAGTCCCTCGTTGTCTGGGGTATCCGCGAAGGCCGACAAGCCGCTGCTGAAGTTGACACCTTCCTGATGGGCTCGACTCACCTTGCCTGGCAGGGTGGTATCGAGAAGAGGCAGTACGTCGTGCCTCCCATTTCCAAGCCTCTCCACGGACTCGATGAGAAGGCTAGCGACATTGAAACGGGCTCTCAAGGACTGGATCTCGAGTCCGCCTCTGTGGCTGCTAGTGCATAGATTCGACAACAGTCAAAGACTGTGAAAAGGCATAAAAGccaaaataaaaataaaatacAGGTAAAGGGCACAGAAGAAGTCACCAGTAGAGAACAGTGGAGAGACGTTGGGTAGTGATAGATGCGGTCTTGCCTTCTGTTTCCAGCCTGTCTCCGCTTTTAGTCTATTTATCTCATTACATAATCATATGCCTCATCGTCGTTTTTCTTAATCTCTGTCTCTGAATTATCTTGGAAATTTATTGTATGCAGTTGTCTATAAGTAGAAGAAATGAAAACCATGTTTCTATAACGCCAGCGGTGGGTCTCCAATCGATATAGTACATATTAAGCCTCAGGTTGTACTGTACAAGACATAGTCGGAACACCGAAATTTGCTGCATATACAGTACCGTGGCGTTGTGCAAGAAGTGTTGCAATAAAATTAACACCTCGTGCCGCCATGCCTCTTGGCAGTCATCGGCTTTCCATTGCACGTGGCGGGAGATATAAATGACCATTGGGGGCCGGAAAAAGACAAGTAAGGATACACGTCAGTCAGGAGTTTGAGTTGCAGGAACCCGAAACGCGTGGCTGCAAGTATAACCTGCAGGGTGAGGAAGACGCGCTTGGTTTTTTAGTTGACGTTGATGACGGCGATGCTGGTGCAGGTTGTCATGGAATGTTGGGCTGTCCATGAAAGAGGGATCTGGTGTTTGGCTGTATCGAAGGCAGCTGGCAGGAGCATTGCCGGGATTGACGGGGGGGGTGGGTTGTTTGCACCCTCGCCGAAAAGCTGTTACAGCTGCGCAGGGATTACGTCAAAATAAATGACACTAGCACTGACGCGACTGAGTTTTCACCCTGTGTTCCTGAGTGTTTGTAGTGCTTGGCGAATGACTTTTGTAATGCGGGTTAGAAGAGGTGTAATATGCGGGAGTATATTTTGTAATGCGTTTCAGGTTGAATCAGCGGCCGCACTGACTGGCCTCCTTTCTGCCCTGTGTCATCTGCCCGccccatcaccatcaaAAAGAGGCTGCtgtcttttctctttcccgtttccctctttttccgCACGCCCCGCTTACTCACCGCACAAACTACAGTCACTCTTTAGCACCACTTTCTTTCCACCATCGACGACTCCATCCACTAAAAATGTTCGCCAactcccttcccttcattaccgccctcctcccccttctcGCACTCACAACCCAGGCGGCCGCCGCCCACTCCAATCAGCcgcctcatcttcgccacAAGCGGATCCTTCACCACCGCCGCGACATTGAGAACAAACATCCCCATGTCGGCAGGGCTCAGctccctcccaggtcaAACGCCGGCCACGCAGATGCCAAGAAGCTCATCAAAAAGAGCGTCAAGAAGCGCGGCCAAACCTGTCGAACTCGCGGTTCCTCGTACTCCACGTCTTCAAACGATGATGTTGCTGCTGCCCAGACtttgtcctcttcttcatacGCCGAGCCTGCATCTTCTAGCTCTGCCTGGTCTGATgactcctcttcttcctctgatGTTGCTGCCGCCACTCCCGTCGCGGCCACTTTGAGCAATGAGCAAGCTTGGGCTCCCCAGGTATGTTTGATCCGAGCCTTCCTTTGACATCacatccctcctcttccgtccTTGTCCGCAGTCCGTACTGACACCATTCAAAGATTACCTCGTCTTCCGATGACTGGTCTGCGAGCACCATTGCCGACAGCTGGTCTTCCAGTgccacttcctcttctgcttggACTCAgcccacctcttccaacaGCGGTTCTAGCTCTGGGTCTTCCAGCTCCGGTCTTCTTAGCATCACTGACTCGTAAGTCTACTTTAAGACTTTGTCCATCCATTTATAATCGAATTTGCTAACTTGCTGCCACGTAGTGTTTGTGGCTACTCCAACCCTGATGCCGACAGCCCTAACGGTTCTGAAGACTGGCTCAACTGTGGTCTCGACGGTGCCGGCTGGACTCCTCCCATGGTCACTGTTGATGAGCTCATCGCGGCTGAACTTACTACCGACGGtgtcttctctccttgcGCCGACTACATCGATTTGTTCAATCAATACGCTGATCAGTATGGCCGTAAGTACTGTTGTCCATTGATTATGATTCGTGCTGAACACTTTTGATAGTCAAGGGCATTATGCTTGCCTCTTTCGCTATGCAAGAATCCACCTGTAACCCTTCCGTTACCGGCGGTAACGGTGAGGCTGGTCTCATGCAACTCGCTTCCGAAAACTGTGGTGGCGCTCCCAACGGAAAGTGAGTCAATCCTCTTTCTGTATTTACATTGTTCAGCATTTTAAACATCTTTTCCTTAGCTGTTACGATGTCAACTTTAACATTCAACGCGCTGCCGAGCTCTTCTCTGGCCTCATCAGCTCTAACGGCGGCAACGTCCTTTTGGCCATCGGTTCTTACAACGGCTGGTACTCTGGTTTAACCTATGCTTCTGGTACAGCTGCTGCTAGCCGGGGTCAGTGCAGTGCGCAGAACAATCTTGATTATATTCATCAATTCTGTAATGGATGGATGCAGAACAAGGGTGGCTACACCTTGGGTACTTATTGTGAGTATCCCTTCTCTCACATAGCGGTGTGCATAATTGACCTTTTGGCTTTAAGTCAACCTCAAGAGTTGTTAAATGTGTTTCTCATAAGTGGTTTGATTAAGCTACATACATCAAGGACTGTATTCTATCTGTTTTCATGTTTTCTcatttttcttctccctgaCATGACGCCACGCTTGATGCCTGGAGAAATGACTGTTTTCACGTTATCATATATCACTTCTGCCCCCTCATGCAAGTTTTCTTATCTGTACCTCTTTTTTACCTGTGGTAAAGTTGCTCTATATCCATGCATCTGGTTTGCCAACCTTTTTTTGGAATTACACCAACTATATATTGTGGTGGAAATTGTACAATGCATTGGATGATGCTGCCACGAGTCCAGCTCGGATATCTAATGATGGTTTGTTTACTATATGCACtcccctccatctccttctacGTTCTATGTTTAATCATTATACCTATCTTTTACAGGATCCcaatctctctcccacACCGCCTTTCTTGGCCACCTCATCTCAAACCACTCATTCATCAAGCCTCTGACTTCATCATAATCAGACTCAATATCATCGTTCATACCCAAGATTGACACTTTGGGATCGCCTTGAATCATCCTGAAAACTCTTCGGGCGTGTTCGGCAGATTTCATCATGTGGAAATGAGACACAGATTTGGCTAAATCAatttcatcatcagtcctcttccttccttcttgcaACAAGTccaagaaaaaaagatggAGGGGGAAACATTGGGATTGGGAACTCACCATCAAGGTACAGATAACGAGAAAGGAGCCTCATACAATACTGTCGAATATCAACTTGCTCACCGGGAAGAGCGGTGGTAGACAAGATATTCGCAAGCGAGAAATCGGCTTCATGCCATGTAGGCGTGAGAGGAAGGTGGGGCGGAGGCAAGAATTTCGGGTAGGCGTCGCCGGGACCAAGTTCGGGA includes the following:
- a CDS encoding glutamate synthase (NADPH/NADH), variant; translation: MCGVGFICHIKGHAAHKIVSDARNILCNMTHRGATGADARDGDGAGVMTGIPHDFFIREASFCFDAKLPGQGHYAVGNVFFSKGEYAQQQATFESVAKSLGLRVLGWREVPTDNSILGPASKSKEPKILQPFVVLEEHYGPGQDSQDGNFDERKFERELYILRKQVTHKIGLKNSFYVCSLTTSNIVYKGQLSPVQVYNYYHDLNHALYASHFALVHSRFSTNTFPSWDRAQPMRWAAHNGEINTVRGNKNWMRAREGNLRSDRFGDDLELLYPIVESGGSDSAAFDNVLELLVVNGVLTLPEAVMMLIPEAWQNNDLMEPEKKAFYAWAGSLMEPWDGPALFTFSDGRYCGANLDRNGLRPCRFVVTSDDIMVCASEVGTITIEPEKIIQKGRLKPGRMLLVDTKEGRIVDDRELKLTTAKRQPFAAWVESQVLRLPEVVRRVQRFENIDVSLDEVPLSTDPKLLAFGYTIEQLNMLMLPMVHEGHEALGSMGNDAALACMSTTPRTVYDYFRQLFAQVTNPPIDPIRESIVMSLETMVGNEGNLLEIKPSQLHRLHLKSPILTIQEMNSIKHMKVANSGWPSITIDITFDKREGLPGYRNALDRVRQEVINAVDAGFKSVILSDRATGPDRVALSAILAVGGAHHFLVKERKRSKVALMVETGEAREVHHMCVLIGYGADAICPWLIMEMIYKVGREGLVKETTSVEKLVANYMKATDEGILKVLSKMGVSTLASYKGAQLFEILGLHEEVVGDCFVGTASRVQGATYELLAMDAFEFHERAWPTRDAVMVPGMPESGEYHYRQGSEMRVNDPVSIAQLQDAVRQKNQAAYDTYSKNSRESIKRGTLRGLLEFNFENATPVPIEQVEPWNEIVRRCVTGAMSYGSISMEAHTALALAMNRLGGKSNTGEGGEDAERSIPIPGPGAELDGQPFTHAMELKPVWDSRRSAIKQVASGRFGVTSNYLADSDELQIKMAQGAKPGEGGELPGHKVSASIGRTRHSTPGVTLVSPPPHHDIYSIEDLKQLIYDLKAANPRARVSVKLVSEVGVGIVASGVAKAKADHITISGHDGGTGAAKWTSIKYAGLPWELGLAETHQTLVLNNLRGRVTVQTDGQIRTGRDIAIATLLGAEEWGFATTPLIAMGCIMMKACHKNTCPVGIATQDPALRAKFAGQPEQVINFFYYVIEELRQIMAKLGLRTINEMVGRADMLTVDDSLRTPKTAHLDLSHILKPAQLLRNDVATYRVRAQDHKLYVRLDNKFIDEAEPALQKGLPVTIDCDVVNTDRALGTTLSYHVSKRYGEEGLPRDTIHINMKGSAGQSLGAFLAPGITIEIEGDANDYVGKGLSGGRLVVYPPKSSPFKAEENIIIGNVCFFGATSGQAFVRGIAAERFAVRNSGATLVVEGTGDHGCEYMTGGRVVVLGLTGRNFAAGMSGGIAYVLDMAHSFAPKVNMSTIELGPVSDPQEVAELRSLIEDHRHYTGSEIADRVLRNFHHLLPMFVRVMPLDYKRVLEQEAQRAAEEKKRQSVIDLIPSQTASQVDLIATGYDPVLPRDANALTVSTSALISPEGSPKHKPQEPQIVDVEDAMVDETATKERLAKVDKVRGFMKYKRLNEAYRPPRKRVKDWKEISARLKPSELKYQSARCMDCGIPFCQSDTGCPIANVIPKWNTMIFEGRWLDALNRLLKTNNFPEFTGRVCPAPCESACVLGINEAPVGIKSIECAIIDKGFEMGWMTPNPPEHRTGKRVAIIGSGPAGLTAADQLNKAGHIVTVYERQDRVGGLLMYGIPNMKLDKDVVQRRVDLMAAEGVTFITNAHVGVDSQYDPLNIKAENDAVIVATGATWPRDLKLPHREVDGIHFAMDFLTPNTKVKAFGDDAPGFISAQGKDVIVIGGGDTGNDCIGTSMRHGAKSIVNFELLPEPPKSRAPDNPWPMFNRSFRTDYGHAEVQAHFGHDPRKYCMATKKFVLDDEGKLKGLDTVQVEWTKQNGQWKMEEAVGSEKFYPAQLVLLALGFLGPQQECLKALGVETDPRTNIKTAPNSYSTNVPGVFAAGDCHRGQSLVVWGIREGRQAAAEVDTFLMGSTHLAWQGGIEKRQYVVPPISKPLHGLDEKASDIETGSQGLDLESASVAASA
- a CDS encoding transglycosylase SLT domain-containing protein codes for the protein MFANSLPFITALLPLLALTTQAAAAHSNQPPHLRHKRILHHRRDIENKHPHVGRAQLPPRSNAGHADAKKLIKKSVKKRGQTCRTRGSSYSTSSNDDVAAAQTLSSSSYAEPASSSSAWSDDSSSSSDVAAATPVAATLSNEQAWAPQITSSSDDWSASTIADSWSSSATSSSAWTQPTSSNSGSSSGSSSSGLLSITDSVCGYSNPDADSPNGSEDWLNCGLDGAGWTPPMVTVDELIAAELTTDGVFSPCADYIDLFNQYADQYGLKGIMLASFAMQESTCNPSVTGGNGEAGLMQLASENCGGAPNGNCYDVNFNIQRAAELFSGLISSNGGNVLLAIGSYNGWYSGLTYASGTAAASRGQCSAQNNLDYIHQFCNGWMQNKGGYTLGTYFNLKSC